In the genome of Natronorubrum daqingense, the window ATTCACTAGCGACGACCGTTTCTTCCGATAGCATCCGACGAGAGCGCCAGCGACGCTCTCCCCGATCACCCCTCGATGTCGTGACCGTCGAGGCTCGAGGCGCTCTCTCCACGACGGTGTCTCGTTCGGGGCGCTACGGCACAGATCACCCCGTGGCCCCGTCCCGAGCGTTGCTCGCGTTCCGCAAACAATTCAGTTTTACCGACTGTCACGATCACACGGAAGACTTATTCCGAACTTGTTCGTGTGGCCGTGCATGCAACTCAGTCGGCGGCGGATGCTCCAGGGTGTCGGTGCCGGGGCCGCGGTCGGCGTACTCGGGACGCCGGGATCGGCCACTGAACCCGATACCGATACCGATACTGACGACAACGGTGGGAGCGACACCGAACGATTGTTCGTCCACCCCGAGACGGGACTGCTCGAGGGAATCGGTGACCTCCGCAACGTCATCGAGGCCGTCGGCGGCACCACGCTCTTCGAGTACGACAACTTCGAGTTCGTCGTCGCGGAGGTGCCGGCCGAGAGCCGTTCGAATCTTCTCGAGGATCGGCTCGTCTCGGACGTCGAGGAGGACGACGAGACGGGGATTCCCGACGAGTGGTCGCCGTCTATTCCGGATCTTCTGGACCCCGGCGGTGGGAGCGACTGTTCGATGCACCCGAGCCAACAGCCGTCGTGGGGTGTCGAACGAATCGGTGCCGACGACGTCGAGCCGGACGGCTCGGGTGTCGATATCGGAATCCTCGATACGGGAATCCAGACGGACCACTGCAGCGTTTCGGTCGCCGGCGGAGAGAACGTCACTACGTCGGGGACCTCGAGTGACTACGAGGACCGTCACGGCCACGGAACCCACGTCGCGGGGGTCGCCGGGGCGTCCGACAACGACGTCGGCGTCGTGGGCGTGGCACCGGAAACCGACCTCTACGCGGTGAAAGTCCTGAACGACGACGGCGAAGGCCGATACAGCGAACTCGTCGCCGGAATCGACTGGTGTCTCTCCAACGACGTCGAACTCATCACGATGAGTCTGGGGGGCGACTCCTCGAGTTCGACGGTCGATCGAGCGATCGAAGAGGCGCACGCGGCGGGGCACCTCCTCGTCAGTGCCGCCGGCAACGAGGGAAACAATGGCGACGGCTCCTGTGACGAGGCGACGCTCACCTATCCCGCGACCCACGACGATGTCGTCGCCGTCACCGCGATGAACGAGGACGACACGCTCGCGTCGTACAGTAGCGTCGGCTCGGCGGTCGACTTGCTCGCGCCAGGAACTGACGTCACGTCGACCACCGTCGACAACGAGTACGCCGAAGCCAGCGGCACGAGCGTCGCCGCTCCATTCGTCGCCGGCGTCGCCGCGCTCTGCTGGGAGACCCGCGAAGAGGACGGCCCGGGGCCCAACGACTCCATTCGAGAGATTCTCGGCGAGACCGCGGAGCCGGTCCTCGAGTCCTGCGAGGAAGGTGACGGGCTCGTCGACGCGCCCGCGGCGGTCGGCGACGACCGCGCGAGCGACGGCGGTGAGCACCCGGTCATCTCCTCGTCGCCGGTCGACCGCGTCGTTTCGGCATTCGAGCGAGTCGTGGACCTGTTCACCGGCTTTCTCGAGTGGCTCGGTGGTTTGTTCCGGTAGCCGTCGACTCTATTCCGTGTCAATTCGAAGACAACGGCTCGGCGTCCGATTCTCGGACGATAATTTTTGAGACGATTCGTCAGTCCGAACGGGTAATATCCCGAACGATCCAGTATGGAGAGCTATATACCGTTCAGCCCCCCAACTGATACAACATTCTGTATCCGAACGCCTAAATATAATTCATAGTAATTGATTTAGGAACAGTAACACTCGTTTTGGTTGATGTCGCCTGACAACAGTTCGACCGTATCACCCACGACACGCCGGAAGTATATTGGCGTACTTAGCGGGGCCGGACTCGCGGCTGTCGCTGGTTGCTTCGACGAACTCGGGACTGACCCTTCCGATGCAGATGTTGACTTCGCGGAGTACGATGACTCGCTCGAACCCGGTGACGGTGAAGAGTACGTCGAGATGTTTCCACAACCGGCCGAAGAGATGCTCGAAATGGGAAACTATCAGGCCGACAAGGAGGGGCTTCTGGAACCATTGGAGGACCCGCGTGACGAGCCCCGATACGGTGACTCTCTCTGGGAGGTGGACGACGAGAGCGACTACATCGAACCCGACCCGATCGAGATGACGTTCGTCCCGGACGAGGATCCGGCCGCACTGGAGCGAGCGATGGAGCCACTTATGGATCAGATCGAGGAGTATACGGGACACTCCGTCGAGTACGTTGAGACCGACTCCTACGCCGCGACGGTTGAGGGTATGCGGGCAGAACGGCTACACTTCGCTCGAGTGAGTGCTTGGAACATGCCGTACGCTGCCAATCTCGCGGGAGCGACGCCGATCGCTCACATCATGGAGGACGATTACTACGGAAACGCGTTCTGGATGGTCACTCGACGGGACAACGACGATATCAACACCGTGAACGACCTCGAGGGAATCGAAGTGACTCACGCCGACCCCGGCTCCGGATCCGGTAATCTGGAGCCCCGGGTGTTCATCGAGGACGACGCCGGCCTAGTCGCCGAAGAGGACTACGATATCGACATGTCCGGAGGTCACGAGACATCACTCCGGGGCATCGAACAGGGAGACTACGATGTCGGTCCCTGCGGTGGCCCGACGTTTGCGAACATGGTCGATCAGGGTGAGATCGACGCGGAGAATTTCAAGGTGATCTACATGGGACCGGTGATGCCTCGAGGTCCGATGGCTCACATCTACAACCTGCATCCCGACCTGGTCGATGGGATTACACGGGCCCTTCTCGAGCACGATTACTCCGGGACCGCGATGGAAGAAGAACTACAGTACAACAACTTCATCGAGGTCGACTATTACACGGCCTACGATCCGATCCTGCAGGTCCACGAGACGCTGGGCGAAGAGTACGGTACCGACGAGATGGAATAGCGCGATCGAAACCGATGGCGAACTGAACGGCTCCGTTCGTAGACGGTGGTTCGTTCGGTTACCCACACTATCACCCCCTGTTTCCAATACATCATGTTAACTGCACAGAATATATCGAAGACGTATCCGGGCGGCGAAGAGGCACTAAGAGGCGTCTCCTTCGACGTAACCGGTGACGAGGTCGTCGCGATTATCGGCCCCAGCGGGGCTGGCAAAAGTACGCTCATCGAGTGTATTAACAGGCTCACCGAACCCACCGATGGCGAAATTCGTCTCGATGACGTGACGGTGACGGCGCTGTCGGATCGGCAACTCCGTCGCACTCGCCGAGACATCGCGATGATCTTTCAGGAGTACAACCTCGTCGAACGGTTGACCGTTATGGAAAACGTGCTTTCGGGTCGTCTCGGCTACCTGAGTACCTGGAACGCGTTCCGCCGCAAATTCCCCGCCGAAGACATCGAATTCGCCCGGGAGACACTCGAGAGAGTCGGACTTGGGGGTCACGAACGAGACCGGGCCGACGAACTCTCCGGCGGCCAACGCCAGCGAGTCGGCATCGCCCGTGCGGTCGTTCAACGGCCGAAAATCATGCTCGCCGACGAACCGACCAGCAGTCTCGACCCGGAAACATCTCACGCCGTCATGGAGCTACTGACGGAAATCGCCGCTGACGAACGGATCCCGGTTCTCATCAACATTCACGAAGTCGAACTCGCGGTCGAGTACGCCGATCGAATTATCGGTTTGGCGGACGGCGAGCTGGTCTTTGACGGGCCGCCCGAAGCGCTTGACGAGACGGCAAAAGACCGAATCTATCGGGGCGGAGAACCTCGTGAGCACGGAACCGATTCGGGACGATCCTCGAGCGCCGACGAGCGCTCTGAGGACGGACGCACCGTCGAAAACAAACTGGCCAAACAGAGGTACGAGTGACCGTGTTCGGAGGTCGCTTTTCGTCCGATGATCGAGAAGAGTTCGTCGTCTGGCGGCGCCCGACGGTCTTTCCAAATCACTGGGCAAAGTACCTAACCTACGTCCTCCATCCGTCTTTAGCTAAGCGAGAAACCACGCGACAGCGGCGGCTTATCGAGACTTCTATTCGAGAGGAATGAGGAAGCCGAGTCTGTGCACAACAACGGCTCCTCATCGAAGATCATGCGTCGACTCACTACTCTCTTTCCCTCCGAGTTCCTCGAAGAGCACGCCGAGGAACTCGGCGTGGTCGAGCGAGAGGGCAAGCTCCAGATTCCCGTCCTCGTGTGGGCGCTCGTGTTCGGCTTCGCCGCAGGCGAGAGCCGAACACTCGCTGGGTTCAGACGCAGCTACAACTCGACGGCTGATGAGACGATCTCTCCCGGTGGCTTCTATCACCGGCTCACACCGTCACTCGCAGAGTACCTCCGCGACCTCGTCGAGCGTGGTCTCGACGAGGTCGCTGTTCCAGAGGCTGTTGACGCTGATACCGACCGATTCAGAGACGTGATGATCGCTGATGGAACGGTGCTGCGGTTGCACGAGTTCCTTTCCGACGAGTTCCAAGCTCGCCACGAGGAGCAGGCTGGAGCGAAGCTCCACCTGCTCCACAATGCCACCGACAAGACGATTGAACGGACAGACGTGACCGACGAGAAAACGCACGACAGCACGTTGTTCAAGACAGGCGCGTGGCTCCAAGGGCGGCTCGTTCTGTTCGATCTCGCGTACTTCAAGTACCGCCGCTTCGCGTTGATCGACGAGAACGACGGCTACTTCGTGAGTCGGCTGAAGAAGAGCGCGAATCCGGTGATAACGGCGGAACTACGGGAATGGCGCGGCCGCGCCATTCCCTTGGAAGGCGAGCAGATCCACGATGTGGTCGATGACCTCTCGCGGAAGTACATCGACGTGGAGGTCGAAGCAGAGTTCAAGCGAGGTCAGTACGAGGGGACTCGTTCAGTAGACACGAAACGGTTCCGCGTCGTCGGCGTCCGCAACGAGGACGCCGACGACTACCATCTATACATCACGAACTTACCGAGAGAGGAGTTCCTGCCGGCAGATCTAGCAACGCTGTATCGGTGCCGATGGGAGGTAGAGACGTTGTTTCGTGAGCTGAAAACGCAGTACGAACTGGACGAATTCGACACAAGCAACCCTGTTGTCGTGGAAATTTTGCTGTACGCAGCGTTGCTTTCGCTGCTGGTGAGTCGTGATCTGTTGGATCTGGTCACCGAGCAGGCTGACGATGAGCTCGTGTTTCCGCCGGAACGCTGGGCGGCGACCTTCCGGTCGCACGCCCAGCTCATCCTCCACGAACTCGGTGACTACCTTGGCTACTCGCCACCGCCACTGTTGGAACGGCTGATCGAAGAGGCACAGAAGATCCACAAGCAACGGCCGATCTTACAAGAGACGCTCGCTACTGCTACGCAGCCGAGGTGTGAGGCTTAGCTAAAGACAAATGCCTACGTCCTCTTGCTCGTCGCCGTATTCTGGAGCGCGTGGTCGATTCGCCTCTCGCCAGCGCGGTTCGTTGAGGGACTCAGTTCGACCGGTCAGTTTCTGGCGTCAATGTGGCCCCCCGATTTCGGTGCGCGCGAACGCGAACTGATCCGAGAAGGGGTTACGGAAACGCTAGCGATGGCTGTCGTCGCGACGATCATCGGCGTCTCCGTGAGCGTGCCCGTCGCGTTCATGGCGGCGAAGAATCTGGCGCCGTGGCCGGTTTATTACCTCGCCCGCGGGCTGATTACGGTTTCGCGTGCGTTTCACAGTCTCATTATCGGGATCATCTTCGTGGTCGCCGTCGGGTTCGGCCCGTTTGCCGGCGCGCTCACGCTCTCGTTCGCGACGGTCGGGTTCTACGGGAAGATCCTCGCCGAAGACCTCGAGAACATTGACATGAATCAACTCCGACCGATCGAAGCCGCCGGTGGAAACAGACTGCAAGTAATCCTCTACGGTGTCGTCCCACAGGCTTTGCCCCGAATGATCGGCCTCGCGATCTACCGCTGGGATATCAACGTCCGCTCGAGCACCATCATCGGTATCGTCGGTGCCGGAGGGATCGGTTTCACCCTCCTCAACGCGTTCGACCGGTATCAGTACGATTTCGCCGCTGCAATCCTCATCGTCATCGTCGCAATCGTCCTCGCCGGTGAGGTTGCGAGTGCGATGATACGGAGGCGGGTTCGATAATGTTCGAACCGACCGCCGATGACTACGAACGGTGGCAACGCCACGATGTGCGAACCAGGCTCCTCCGGTTTGCAACCGTACTCATCACCGTCCCCATCGTCGTCTACTCCTGGCGCATACTGGGTATCAACTACGACTATCTGTCGACTGCGGGGTGGGCGGTCGGCGATCTCCTCGGGCGAATGTATCCGCCCAACCACGGCTACACCGGGGAGATCGTCGGCCCCATGATCGAAACGATCAACATCGCAATCCTCGGAACGGGCTTATCTGCCCTCCTATCGATACCGATCGCCTATCTCGCAGCAAGCAACACCACCCCGAACCGGATAACGTACGTGATTGGCCGACTCGTTATTACCGTCACCCGAACGGTGAGTACGATCATCTGGGCGATTATGTTCGTAATCCTGTTCGGCCCCGGAGCCTTTGCCGGGGTGATCGCCGTCGCGATCCGATCGATCGGCTTCATCG includes:
- the phnD gene encoding phosphate/phosphite/phosphonate ABC transporter substrate-binding protein, which translates into the protein MSPDNSSTVSPTTRRKYIGVLSGAGLAAVAGCFDELGTDPSDADVDFAEYDDSLEPGDGEEYVEMFPQPAEEMLEMGNYQADKEGLLEPLEDPRDEPRYGDSLWEVDDESDYIEPDPIEMTFVPDEDPAALERAMEPLMDQIEEYTGHSVEYVETDSYAATVEGMRAERLHFARVSAWNMPYAANLAGATPIAHIMEDDYYGNAFWMVTRRDNDDINTVNDLEGIEVTHADPGSGSGNLEPRVFIEDDAGLVAEEDYDIDMSGGHETSLRGIEQGDYDVGPCGGPTFANMVDQGEIDAENFKVIYMGPVMPRGPMAHIYNLHPDLVDGITRALLEHDYSGTAMEEELQYNNFIEVDYYTAYDPILQVHETLGEEYGTDEME
- the phnE gene encoding phosphonate ABC transporter, permease protein PhnE — its product is MFEPTADDYERWQRHDVRTRLLRFATVLITVPIVVYSWRILGINYDYLSTAGWAVGDLLGRMYPPNHGYTGEIVGPMIETINIAILGTGLSALLSIPIAYLAASNTTPNRITYVIGRLVITVTRTVSTIIWAIMFVILFGPGAFAGVIAVAIRSIGFIGKLLSEAIEEIDPGQVRALEAAGANDRQQLIYGVAPQVKPLFVGITTHRWDINIRSSTVLGLVGAGGIGLELTARMDVYQWQSVSVILLAILVTVLLSELISAKARSAVS
- a CDS encoding IS4 family transposase, coding for MRRLTTLFPSEFLEEHAEELGVVEREGKLQIPVLVWALVFGFAAGESRTLAGFRRSYNSTADETISPGGFYHRLTPSLAEYLRDLVERGLDEVAVPEAVDADTDRFRDVMIADGTVLRLHEFLSDEFQARHEEQAGAKLHLLHNATDKTIERTDVTDEKTHDSTLFKTGAWLQGRLVLFDLAYFKYRRFALIDENDGYFVSRLKKSANPVITAELREWRGRAIPLEGEQIHDVVDDLSRKYIDVEVEAEFKRGQYEGTRSVDTKRFRVVGVRNEDADDYHLYITNLPREEFLPADLATLYRCRWEVETLFRELKTQYELDEFDTSNPVVVEILLYAALLSLLVSRDLLDLVTEQADDELVFPPERWAATFRSHAQLILHELGDYLGYSPPPLLERLIEEAQKIHKQRPILQETLATATQPRCEA
- the phnC gene encoding phosphonate ABC transporter ATP-binding protein, yielding MLTAQNISKTYPGGEEALRGVSFDVTGDEVVAIIGPSGAGKSTLIECINRLTEPTDGEIRLDDVTVTALSDRQLRRTRRDIAMIFQEYNLVERLTVMENVLSGRLGYLSTWNAFRRKFPAEDIEFARETLERVGLGGHERDRADELSGGQRQRVGIARAVVQRPKIMLADEPTSSLDPETSHAVMELLTEIAADERIPVLINIHEVELAVEYADRIIGLADGELVFDGPPEALDETAKDRIYRGGEPREHGTDSGRSSSADERSEDGRTVENKLAKQRYE
- the phnE gene encoding phosphonate ABC transporter, permease protein PhnE, encoding MLVAVFWSAWSIRLSPARFVEGLSSTGQFLASMWPPDFGARERELIREGVTETLAMAVVATIIGVSVSVPVAFMAAKNLAPWPVYYLARGLITVSRAFHSLIIGIIFVVAVGFGPFAGALTLSFATVGFYGKILAEDLENIDMNQLRPIEAAGGNRLQVILYGVVPQALPRMIGLAIYRWDINVRSSTIIGIVGAGGIGFTLLNAFDRYQYDFAAAILIVIVAIVLAGEVASAMIRRRVR
- a CDS encoding S8 family peptidase; this translates as MQLSRRRMLQGVGAGAAVGVLGTPGSATEPDTDTDTDDNGGSDTERLFVHPETGLLEGIGDLRNVIEAVGGTTLFEYDNFEFVVAEVPAESRSNLLEDRLVSDVEEDDETGIPDEWSPSIPDLLDPGGGSDCSMHPSQQPSWGVERIGADDVEPDGSGVDIGILDTGIQTDHCSVSVAGGENVTTSGTSSDYEDRHGHGTHVAGVAGASDNDVGVVGVAPETDLYAVKVLNDDGEGRYSELVAGIDWCLSNDVELITMSLGGDSSSSTVDRAIEEAHAAGHLLVSAAGNEGNNGDGSCDEATLTYPATHDDVVAVTAMNEDDTLASYSSVGSAVDLLAPGTDVTSTTVDNEYAEASGTSVAAPFVAGVAALCWETREEDGPGPNDSIREILGETAEPVLESCEEGDGLVDAPAAVGDDRASDGGEHPVISSSPVDRVVSAFERVVDLFTGFLEWLGGLFR